One segment of Haloplanus natans DSM 17983 DNA contains the following:
- the coxB gene encoding cytochrome c oxidase subunit II yields MKRSRLVLASLLSTVVLSLVADPVAAQPSVSAELINSLNEKLLIVAIPITILVEGILIYTVYRFKDADEAKPTKENRRLEITWTVATAIVLLFVGVASYGVLANENISFEQDQQEIAPDDDDVVVHMEAYQWGWQASYPQQDMQLSSTAPTVVIPAGQDVYFNITSRDVLHAFHVPELGLKQDAMPGQSNVIKTVAIEEGTYQGYCAEFCGVAHSQMYFEIQVVSQDEYQQFLEEQQGGGSSGDLEPDDDVIRAHDETLSQAPIRA; encoded by the coding sequence ATGAAACGGTCGCGCCTCGTGCTGGCGTCGCTGCTCTCGACGGTGGTTCTCTCCCTCGTCGCCGACCCCGTGGCAGCCCAGCCGTCAGTGTCCGCAGAGCTGATCAATAGTCTGAACGAGAAGCTACTGATCGTCGCCATCCCGATCACCATCCTCGTCGAGGGTATCCTGATCTACACCGTCTACCGGTTCAAAGACGCCGACGAAGCCAAGCCGACCAAGGAGAACCGTCGACTCGAGATCACGTGGACGGTCGCGACGGCGATTGTCCTCCTGTTCGTCGGGGTCGCCTCCTACGGTGTGTTGGCGAACGAAAACATCTCGTTCGAACAGGATCAACAGGAGATCGCTCCCGATGACGACGACGTGGTGGTCCACATGGAGGCCTATCAGTGGGGTTGGCAGGCGAGCTACCCACAGCAGGATATGCAGCTATCCAGCACCGCGCCGACGGTGGTGATCCCGGCCGGACAGGACGTCTACTTCAACATCACGTCGCGTGACGTATTACATGCCTTCCACGTTCCCGAACTCGGTCTGAAGCAAGACGCCATGCCCGGTCAGTCGAACGTCATCAAGACCGTGGCCATCGAAGAAGGGACGTACCAGGGTTACTGCGCCGAGTTCTGTGGCGTCGCCCACTCGCAGATGTACTTCGAGATTCAGGTCGTCTCACAGGACGAGTACCAGCAGTTCCTCGAAGAACAGCAGGGTGGCGGCTCCTCCGGTGACCTCGAACCCGACGACGACGTGATCCGCGCCCACGACGAGACGCTCTCGCAGGCCCCGATTCGGGCCTGA
- a CDS encoding heme o synthase — MGVYLLLLVGTTVAVTDAVETCAAWPACGSGLTLPTTAAGALVVGHRLAAVVVGFLVLAVGIAAWRANPRRRVRAALGVSLLCYPVQAALGAVVATTGAAGLLPAAHLFVGMVIFGGLVAALAWTLEERTGDPSDGPVTDPDALSPPAPAESVERPSLPDDPVARVRAVAGAYVRLTKPRLMWLLCLVASAGMALAAGTSLAPRTVVLTLLGGVLSIGASGTFNHVLERDVDRRMNRTSDRPLATDVVSVRNALAFGGLLTVASLAAFAAVNWLVAVLGFVAIVFYSVIYTLVLKPNTVQNTVIGGAAGALPALIGWAAATGEVGLGGLVLATVIFLWTPAHFYNLALAYKDDYARGGFPMMPVVRGETETRKHILWWLGATLVGAGVLATWSALGWFYVVTTVVLGAAFLWAVVRLHTDRTESAAFRAFHASNAYLGALLLAVVVDTLAI, encoded by the coding sequence ATGGGCGTCTACCTGCTCTTGCTCGTCGGCACGACCGTCGCCGTGACCGACGCGGTCGAGACGTGTGCCGCGTGGCCGGCCTGCGGGTCGGGGCTGACGCTCCCGACCACCGCCGCCGGTGCGCTGGTCGTCGGCCACCGTCTCGCTGCCGTCGTCGTCGGCTTCCTCGTCCTCGCCGTCGGCATCGCCGCGTGGCGCGCCAACCCCCGGCGTCGCGTCCGCGCCGCCCTCGGCGTCTCGCTTCTCTGCTATCCCGTCCAGGCCGCCCTGGGTGCCGTCGTCGCCACGACCGGTGCCGCGGGGCTCCTCCCCGCTGCCCACCTGTTCGTCGGCATGGTCATCTTCGGCGGTCTGGTTGCCGCGCTCGCGTGGACGCTCGAAGAACGGACGGGCGATCCGTCGGACGGCCCGGTCACCGATCCCGACGCGCTCTCCCCGCCGGCGCCGGCCGAGTCGGTCGAGCGACCGTCCCTCCCCGACGACCCGGTCGCTCGGGTCCGCGCAGTCGCCGGGGCGTACGTCCGACTGACGAAACCGCGACTGATGTGGTTGCTCTGTCTCGTCGCCTCGGCGGGGATGGCACTGGCCGCGGGTACCTCACTCGCGCCGCGAACGGTCGTCCTGACGCTCCTCGGCGGCGTCCTCTCCATCGGCGCGAGCGGTACGTTCAACCATGTCCTCGAACGCGACGTGGATCGACGCATGAACCGCACGAGCGACCGGCCGCTCGCGACCGACGTGGTGTCGGTGCGCAACGCCCTCGCCTTCGGCGGCCTGCTGACCGTGGCGTCGCTCGCGGCCTTCGCGGCCGTCAACTGGCTGGTCGCCGTCCTCGGCTTCGTCGCCATCGTCTTCTACAGCGTGATCTACACGCTCGTTTTGAAGCCGAACACGGTCCAGAACACGGTCATCGGTGGGGCGGCGGGCGCCCTGCCGGCGCTCATCGGCTGGGCGGCGGCGACGGGTGAGGTCGGCCTCGGTGGGCTCGTCCTCGCGACGGTCATCTTCCTCTGGACGCCCGCGCACTTCTACAACCTCGCGCTGGCGTACAAGGACGACTACGCCCGCGGCGGCTTTCCGATGATGCCCGTCGTGCGCGGCGAGACGGAGACGCGAAAGCATATCCTCTGGTGGCTGGGCGCGACGCTCGTGGGTGCGGGCGTGTTGGCGACTTGGAGCGCGCTCGGCTGGTTCTACGTCGTCACGACCGTCGTCCTCGGCGCGGCGTTCCTGTGGGCGGTCGTTCGCCTCCATACGGATCGGACCGAATCCGCCGCATTCCGCGCGTTCCACGCCTCGAACGCCTATCTCGGGGCGCTGCTTCTCGCGGTGGTCGTCGACACGCTGGCGATCTGA
- a CDS encoding adenylyltransferase/cytidyltransferase family protein, with protein MTTVVAQGTFDILHPGHVHYLADAASMGDSLHVIVARSENVTHKPEPILSGRQRRAMVDALAVVDEAHLGHPEDIFVPIERIDPDVIALGYDQHHDEAGLERALRDRDIDCEVRRASPREAGDDELCSTGRIIDRIVERRC; from the coding sequence ATGACGACGGTCGTCGCGCAGGGAACCTTCGACATCCTCCATCCCGGCCACGTCCACTACCTCGCCGACGCGGCGTCGATGGGCGACTCCCTCCACGTCATCGTCGCCCGTAGCGAGAACGTGACGCACAAACCCGAGCCGATCCTCTCGGGCCGACAGCGTCGGGCGATGGTCGACGCCCTCGCCGTCGTCGACGAGGCCCACCTCGGTCACCCCGAGGACATCTTCGTCCCCATCGAACGGATCGACCCCGACGTCATCGCTCTGGGATACGATCAACACCACGACGAGGCGGGCCTCGAACGGGCGCTTCGCGACCGCGACATCGACTGCGAGGTCCGACGCGCCTCTCCCCGCGAGGCGGGCGACGACGAACTCTGTTCGACGGGTCGGATCATCGACCGCATCGTCGAACGCCGCTGCTGA
- a CDS encoding OB-fold domain-containing protein, translated as MEAYQYPDGSITYPGHPIGPGGEEPVDTVDLSDYTAEVITWTTSTAPPPGVREPNTLAIVEFDVDGEPVRAIGGVTTDEIEIGDAVRPVYVDELREPGAGIREPDSQEWDGYRFEPV; from the coding sequence ATGGAAGCGTACCAGTACCCCGACGGCAGCATCACCTACCCCGGCCACCCAATCGGTCCGGGTGGCGAGGAACCGGTCGACACGGTCGATCTCAGCGACTACACCGCCGAGGTCATCACGTGGACGACGAGCACGGCACCGCCGCCGGGCGTCCGCGAACCCAACACGCTGGCGATCGTCGAGTTCGACGTCGACGGCGAACCCGTCCGCGCCATCGGCGGCGTGACGACGGACGAAATCGAAATCGGCGACGCGGTGCGGCCGGTGTACGTCGACGAACTCCGGGAACCGGGCGCCGGCATCCGCGAACCCGACAGCCAGGAGTGGGACGGCTACCGATTCGAGCCGGTCTGA
- a CDS encoding thiolase family protein has protein sequence MENVAIIGASMTQFGQRDEWVLDLLSQAGSACLEDAGVSPDAVDHLYVSNMASGEFEGQTGIMNAVAHDLAALPAYTARIDQTSSSGGAGVKHAWQSVASGASDMTLLVGGEKMTHRTTPEATDVIASITHPVEYKHGVTLPSFAGLTARLYLETYDAPRESLGKVAVKNHRQGVHNPHAQFRKEVDLETVLNSPIVADPLRLYDFCPITDGSAALMFCPESVAKEYTDDYVLVPGVGGATDTHVVHERADPTTMRGVVESSRIAYDMADMGPDDVDVAELHDMFTILEFLQSEDLGFFEKGEGWKAVEEGRTEMDGDLPINPSGGLKSKGHPLGASGVAQVYEIYQQLMGDAGKRQVDGVDTGLACNVGGFGNCVITTLMEAY, from the coding sequence ATGGAGAATGTAGCGATCATCGGCGCGTCGATGACCCAGTTCGGCCAACGGGACGAGTGGGTGCTCGACCTGCTCTCACAAGCCGGAAGTGCGTGCTTGGAGGACGCCGGCGTCTCCCCGGACGCGGTCGATCACCTCTACGTCTCGAACATGGCGAGCGGCGAGTTCGAGGGGCAGACGGGAATCATGAACGCGGTGGCCCACGACCTCGCGGCGCTGCCGGCGTACACCGCCCGCATCGACCAGACGAGTTCGAGCGGCGGAGCCGGCGTCAAACACGCCTGGCAGTCGGTCGCCTCCGGTGCCAGCGACATGACGCTTCTCGTCGGCGGCGAGAAGATGACCCACCGGACGACCCCGGAGGCGACGGACGTGATCGCCTCCATCACCCACCCCGTGGAGTACAAACACGGCGTGACGCTCCCGAGTTTCGCCGGGCTGACGGCGCGGCTCTACCTCGAGACGTACGACGCGCCGCGCGAGAGCCTCGGCAAAGTGGCGGTGAAGAACCACCGACAGGGCGTCCACAACCCGCACGCGCAGTTCCGGAAGGAAGTGGATCTGGAGACGGTGCTGAACTCTCCCATCGTCGCCGACCCGCTTCGTCTGTACGACTTCTGTCCGATCACGGACGGGAGCGCGGCGCTCATGTTCTGTCCGGAGTCGGTCGCCAAAGAGTATACCGACGACTACGTCCTCGTGCCCGGCGTCGGTGGCGCGACGGACACGCACGTCGTCCACGAGCGTGCGGACCCGACGACGATGCGCGGCGTCGTCGAATCCAGCCGCATCGCCTACGACATGGCGGATATGGGTCCCGACGACGTCGACGTGGCGGAACTCCACGACATGTTCACCATCCTCGAGTTCCTCCAGAGCGAGGACCTCGGCTTCTTCGAGAAAGGCGAGGGGTGGAAAGCGGTCGAGGAGGGACGGACGGAGATGGACGGCGACCTGCCGATCAACCCCTCGGGCGGCCTGAAATCGAAGGGGCACCCGCTGGGCGCCAGCGGCGTCGCACAGGTGTACGAAATCTACCAGCAGCTGATGGGTGACGCCGGCAAACGACAGGTCGACGGCGTCGACACCGGTCTGGCGTGTAACGTCGGCGGCTTCGGCAACTGCGTCATCACCACCCTCATGGAAGCCTACTAA
- a CDS encoding DHH family phosphoesterase → MTAGTAGNSGTDADDDSRPIVYDLAPGCTTDDVEVGDYYHAVVNGVVAYGVFVDVSDDISGLVHESNLTDSYDVDDRLLVRLDEIRENGDIAFTEADLDDYRTVAVDHQPTVTPIGALETGATVTVEATVSQIKQTAGPTVFRCCDDTGIVACTAFEDAGVRAYPEVELDDAVRVSGTVEEHEGSPQIEVESLTRLTDEDAERVRERVDAGLDTRAEPHDVDPLVEWDAFEKLRPDLRAVAKQLRRTVLEGRPIRVRHHADGDGMCASLPVQVALERFIRSVHDDDGAPRHLIKRLPSKAPYYEMEDVTRDLNFALEGQERHGQKLPLLLMLDNGSTEEDVPAYKNLAHYDVPIVVVDHHHPDPEAVDDLLDAHVNPYLVDEDYRITTGMMCVELARMIDSDITDELRHVPAVAGLADRSKAETMSDFVDLADAEGYGREDLVRIGEALDYAAHWLRYSEGKTLVSDVLNVDCDEAGRHEELVDFLADRAERDIDRQLAALDPHVEHERLDNDAHLYHVDLDDFAHRFTYPAPGKTTGNLHDRKVEETGDPVITIGYGPDFAVLRSDGVRLDIPEMVAELDEEVVGGGVSGGGHLVVGSIKFVQGMRSEVIDALVEKMADAELDEALSSATALDT, encoded by the coding sequence ATGACTGCAGGGACTGCCGGAAATTCCGGCACTGATGCGGACGACGATTCCCGCCCCATCGTCTACGATCTCGCACCCGGCTGTACGACCGACGACGTCGAGGTCGGCGACTACTACCACGCCGTCGTCAACGGCGTCGTCGCCTACGGCGTCTTCGTCGACGTTTCGGACGACATCTCCGGACTCGTTCACGAGTCGAACCTGACCGACAGCTACGACGTGGACGACCGGCTACTCGTCCGCCTCGACGAGATTCGCGAGAACGGCGATATCGCCTTCACCGAGGCCGACCTCGACGACTACCGCACGGTCGCTGTCGACCACCAGCCGACGGTGACGCCGATCGGCGCCCTCGAGACCGGGGCGACGGTCACGGTCGAGGCGACGGTCAGCCAGATCAAACAGACCGCCGGCCCGACCGTCTTCCGGTGCTGTGACGACACCGGCATCGTCGCCTGTACGGCCTTCGAGGACGCGGGCGTCCGAGCCTACCCCGAGGTGGAACTCGACGACGCCGTCCGGGTCTCGGGCACGGTCGAGGAACACGAGGGGAGTCCCCAGATCGAGGTGGAGTCGCTCACGCGATTGACCGACGAGGACGCCGAGCGGGTTCGCGAACGCGTCGACGCCGGGCTGGACACACGCGCCGAGCCACACGACGTGGACCCACTCGTCGAATGGGACGCCTTCGAAAAACTGCGACCCGACCTCCGCGCCGTGGCCAAACAGCTTCGGCGGACGGTCCTCGAAGGACGACCGATCCGCGTCCGCCACCACGCCGACGGCGACGGGATGTGTGCCTCCCTCCCCGTTCAGGTGGCGCTCGAACGCTTCATCCGGTCCGTTCACGACGACGACGGCGCCCCCCGACACCTCATCAAGCGCCTACCGAGCAAGGCGCCGTACTACGAGATGGAGGACGTGACCCGCGACCTCAACTTCGCACTCGAAGGCCAGGAACGCCACGGGCAGAAGCTTCCCCTCCTGCTCATGCTCGACAACGGGAGCACCGAGGAGGACGTGCCCGCCTACAAGAACCTCGCTCACTACGACGTGCCCATCGTCGTCGTCGACCACCACCACCCCGACCCCGAGGCGGTCGACGACCTGCTTGACGCCCACGTCAATCCCTACCTCGTCGACGAGGACTACCGCATCACCACGGGCATGATGTGTGTCGAACTCGCGCGGATGATCGACTCCGACATAACCGACGAACTCCGGCACGTCCCCGCAGTCGCGGGGCTGGCCGACCGCTCGAAGGCCGAAACGATGAGTGACTTCGTCGACCTGGCGGACGCGGAAGGCTACGGCCGCGAGGACCTGGTTCGGATCGGCGAGGCGCTCGACTACGCCGCCCACTGGCTCCGCTACAGCGAGGGCAAGACGCTCGTCAGCGACGTGCTCAACGTCGACTGTGACGAGGCGGGGCGCCACGAGGAACTGGTCGACTTCCTCGCCGACCGGGCGGAACGCGACATCGACCGCCAGCTCGCCGCGCTCGACCCCCACGTCGAACACGAGCGACTCGATAACGACGCCCACCTCTATCACGTCGACCTCGACGACTTCGCCCACCGCTTCACCTACCCCGCACCGGGCAAGACGACCGGTAACCTCCACGACCGCAAGGTAGAGGAGACGGGCGATCCCGTCATCACCATCGGCTACGGCCCCGACTTCGCCGTTCTCCGCTCCGACGGCGTCCGCCTCGACATCCCCGAGATGGTGGCGGAACTCGACGAGGAAGTCGTCGGCGGCGGCGTCTCCGGCGGCGGCCACCTCGTCGTCGGCTCCATCAAGTTCGTACAGGGAATGCGGAGCGAGGTGATCGACGCGCTGGTCGAGAAGATGGCCGACGCCGAACTCGACGAGGCGCTGTCGAGCGCGACGGCACTCGACACCTAA